In the Chryseobacterium sp. MYb264 genome, one interval contains:
- a CDS encoding OmpA family protein, giving the protein MKLSLAIVALALTVPAVAFAQDSTAVSSNGEYPNTFSSGSANVSPFTNKSKRFNDWSISAGAGVPLIQSADLTSIKNGNGKNLFGYSAYVSIDKAITHAFGLKLQYDRGETRQGWFNTKDPVPNNLPYQQVGARTQYDAISILGDINFSNLLRRVDNHSPYRWALHGYAGVGTIAYRAYQKDKAGQRMVTEVKPFQLGSMFAQVGTGLKYNVSNRIDLEARLMYVVTGDDEFDGGGSKYSAINQREEQVSDNFFNATLGVSIKLGKHESHLMWHDPLQEIYYKLDVLANKNQDIEVCKKGDADNDGVCDDWDRQLDTPAGARVDGAGVALDTDLDGVIDLYDKCVTVPGPVENNGCPTTTSGPVQEETRSLEGIEFDLNSDRILPSNTPILNNAVNYINTSTGNYTVVGATDTRGTDAYNQKLSERRANNVKDYLVKNGVQSGKLNAVGKGKKDLKYPECNPATKCPEWKNRANRRVYFEAK; this is encoded by the coding sequence ATGAAATTAAGTTTAGCAATTGTTGCACTAGCACTAACTGTTCCGGCAGTGGCCTTTGCACAAGACTCAACGGCAGTTTCTTCCAACGGAGAATATCCGAACACTTTTTCTTCGGGTTCTGCCAATGTTTCCCCATTTACAAATAAATCCAAGAGATTTAATGATTGGTCTATTTCAGCTGGTGCAGGTGTACCTTTGATTCAGTCCGCAGATTTAACATCTATAAAAAATGGTAACGGGAAAAACCTTTTCGGATATTCCGCTTATGTAAGTATTGACAAAGCTATTACACATGCGTTTGGTTTAAAATTACAATACGACAGAGGGGAAACCAGACAGGGATGGTTTAATACAAAAGATCCTGTTCCCAATAATTTACCTTACCAGCAGGTAGGTGCCAGAACACAGTATGACGCAATCTCTATTTTAGGAGACATCAACTTCTCAAATCTTTTGAGAAGAGTAGACAATCACTCTCCTTACAGATGGGCTTTACACGGTTATGCGGGTGTCGGTACAATAGCTTACAGAGCATATCAGAAAGATAAGGCAGGACAAAGAATGGTTACGGAAGTTAAACCTTTCCAGTTAGGATCAATGTTCGCTCAGGTGGGTACAGGTCTTAAATATAATGTAAGCAACAGAATTGACCTTGAAGCTCGATTGATGTACGTTGTTACGGGTGATGACGAATTCGATGGTGGAGGATCTAAATACAGCGCAATCAACCAACGCGAAGAGCAGGTTTCTGACAACTTCTTCAATGCAACATTGGGGGTTAGTATTAAACTTGGAAAACACGAATCTCACTTAATGTGGCACGACCCACTTCAGGAGATCTATTACAAACTGGATGTTTTAGCGAATAAAAATCAGGATATTGAAGTTTGTAAAAAAGGAGATGCCGACAACGATGGTGTTTGTGATGACTGGGACAGACAGCTTGACACGCCTGCAGGGGCAAGAGTGGATGGTGCTGGTGTAGCATTAGATACCGATCTGGATGGTGTTATTGACCTTTATGATAAATGTGTAACTGTTCCGGGACCTGTAGAAAATAACGGATGTCCAACAACAACAAGCGGACCGGTACAGGAAGAAACAAGAAGTCTTGAAGGAATTGAGTTTGATCTTAATTCAGACAGAATTCTACCTTCTAACACTCCGATACTGAATAACGCTGTTAACTATATCAATACTTCAACTGGAAATTATACCGTGGTAGGAGCAACCGATACAAGAGGTACTGATGCCTACAACCAGAAATTATCAGAAAGAAGAGCGAACAACGTTAAAGACTATCTTGTTAAAAACGGAGTTCAGTCAGGAAAACTTAATGCAGTAGGAAAAGGTAAGAAAGATCTTAAATATCCTGAATGTAATCCTGCAACGAAATGTCCTGAATGGAAAAACAGAGCAAACAGAAGAGTTTACTTTGAAGCCAAATAA
- a CDS encoding RecQ family ATP-dependent DNA helicase yields MMISPQDFKKLKYETLKHFWGYSTFRDSQEEIIDSLIYGKDTLALLPTGAGKSLCYQLPALLKEGVCLVISPLLALMKDQVNQLKARQIDAEYLSSELDEFDAELIYNRCKEGLTKLLYISPERLTNSQFLQNIAEIQMSFIAVDEAHCISEWGQDFRPSYQHIKEFRKNNPEIACLALTATATPKVLDEIKTKLEFKNPEIFQKSFRRDNIKIFSEEVSDKYQRVFDILKYATKSGIIYVRTRKDAEQLCEFLHQKQLTNVDYFHAGLTAREKNNKQNIWNNSDRNVLISTNAFGMGIDKDNVRFVIHFSPSPSIENYYQEIGRTGRDGKKSFAFLLWNQQELLNFDQILKNQIPNKAEFLKIITYLYSVFQVAEHELPEKVFQLNFNGIQNFTKLSKAKITNVLTFLHNQEIIYFNDNKSLSSLELFVKGDELDQLPKKDAYFIELLLRSISGATTHKVMFSEQQLSNKISIDNHLIKERLKELQQKGYLEYIDGALSSIKFLKPRNERLIHSAYWKLFEHIQKNKIQKWEEMKFYIEDSQYCKMKLILSYFGEKNTKNCGICSVCEKNKQSIFGKNIGLEIINLLSKKSATIEELSIQMTYHSKENILENLIYLLDSGKVKMLNFKTYALA; encoded by the coding sequence ATGATGATTTCTCCGCAAGACTTTAAAAAATTAAAATATGAGACCCTTAAACATTTTTGGGGGTACAGTACCTTTAGAGATTCTCAGGAAGAAATTATAGATTCTCTTATCTATGGAAAAGATACGTTGGCTTTATTGCCCACAGGTGCCGGCAAATCTCTGTGCTATCAGTTACCCGCTTTGTTAAAAGAGGGAGTGTGTCTGGTAATTTCGCCTTTACTGGCATTAATGAAGGATCAGGTCAACCAGCTTAAGGCAAGACAAATTGACGCAGAATATCTGTCATCTGAATTAGATGAATTTGACGCTGAACTCATTTACAACAGATGTAAGGAAGGCCTAACTAAGTTACTGTATATTTCCCCGGAAAGATTAACCAATAGTCAGTTTTTACAGAATATTGCAGAAATTCAAATGTCTTTCATCGCAGTGGATGAAGCACACTGTATTTCTGAATGGGGGCAGGATTTCAGACCCAGCTATCAGCATATAAAAGAGTTCAGAAAAAATAATCCCGAAATTGCCTGCCTGGCTTTAACTGCAACAGCGACTCCAAAAGTTTTAGACGAAATTAAAACGAAGCTTGAATTTAAAAATCCTGAAATTTTTCAGAAAAGCTTCAGGAGGGATAATATCAAAATTTTTTCAGAAGAAGTTTCCGACAAATATCAAAGAGTTTTTGATATCCTGAAATATGCTACAAAATCAGGAATAATATATGTCCGAACCCGTAAAGACGCAGAGCAGCTTTGTGAATTTCTGCATCAAAAGCAGTTGACGAATGTTGACTATTTTCATGCAGGGTTAACTGCTAGAGAAAAAAATAATAAACAAAACATTTGGAATAACAGTGACAGAAATGTTCTGATCTCTACAAATGCATTCGGAATGGGAATAGATAAGGATAACGTCCGTTTTGTCATCCACTTCTCTCCTTCTCCCTCCATTGAAAATTATTATCAGGAAATTGGAAGAACGGGTAGAGACGGAAAAAAAAGTTTTGCTTTTCTTCTTTGGAATCAACAGGAGTTATTGAATTTCGATCAGATTCTGAAAAATCAAATTCCCAATAAAGCAGAATTTTTAAAGATCATTACTTACCTCTACTCTGTATTTCAGGTGGCTGAACACGAATTGCCAGAAAAAGTTTTTCAGTTAAATTTTAACGGAATTCAGAACTTCACGAAATTATCAAAAGCTAAGATTACGAATGTTCTCACTTTTCTTCACAATCAGGAAATCATTTATTTCAATGATAATAAAAGTCTGTCATCATTAGAACTCTTTGTAAAAGGTGATGAATTAGATCAGCTTCCAAAAAAAGATGCCTATTTTATTGAGCTTTTACTACGTTCGATTTCCGGAGCTACGACTCACAAAGTAATGTTTAGCGAACAACAGCTGAGTAATAAAATTTCCATCGATAATCATTTGATCAAAGAAAGACTGAAAGAACTTCAGCAAAAAGGTTATTTGGAATATATTGACGGAGCTTTATCCAGCATTAAATTTCTAAAACCGAGAAATGAAAGACTGATACATTCTGCCTATTGGAAATTGTTTGAGCATATTCAAAAAAATAAAATTCAGAAGTGGGAAGAAATGAAATTCTATATTGAAGACAGTCAGTATTGTAAAATGAAGCTCATTCTTTCTTATTTTGGAGAAAAAAATACAAAAAACTGTGGAATCTGCTCTGTCTGCGAAAAAAATAAGCAGTCTATTTTTGGTAAGAATATTGGTTTGGAAATCATTAATTTATTATCTAAAAAATCGGCAACCATTGAGGAATTATCTATTCAGATGACGTATCATTCCAAAGAAAATATATTGGAAAATTTAATTTACCTGTTAGATTCCGGAAAGGTAAAAATGTTGAATTTCAAGACCTACGCCTTAGCATAG
- the fmt gene encoding methionyl-tRNA formyltransferase — protein MKSLKVVFLGTPEFAKTSLEAVHQSHHEVVGVVTVADKASGRGQKINQSPVKVFAVENNLPVFQPEKLRNPEFLEELRKLNADVFIVVAFRMMPKVLFEMPKMGTFNLHASLLPDYRGAAPINYAVINGEEKTGATTFFINEKIDEGNILLQEEIPVLEDENAGHLHDRLMEMGSKLVVKTLNGLAENSITERPQPHVEHPKNAYKIFKEDTRIDWTKTSKEVHQFILGMSPYPAAFTTLKINEEDKGLKIFGGKFEILNHGKTVGSLEISKSEFKIYTQDGIYYPIELQLEGKKRMNIKDFLNGFRSFEEIKMA, from the coding sequence ATGAAATCATTGAAAGTAGTTTTTTTAGGAACTCCGGAGTTTGCAAAAACGTCACTGGAGGCCGTTCATCAATCTCATCATGAAGTTGTAGGTGTTGTGACCGTGGCTGATAAAGCCAGCGGGCGCGGACAGAAAATTAATCAATCACCTGTAAAAGTTTTTGCCGTTGAGAATAACCTGCCTGTTTTTCAGCCTGAAAAATTAAGAAATCCTGAATTTCTCGAAGAATTAAGAAAGCTGAATGCGGATGTTTTTATTGTGGTTGCCTTCAGAATGATGCCTAAAGTATTATTTGAAATGCCAAAAATGGGAACTTTCAACCTCCACGCTTCTTTACTACCCGATTACAGAGGCGCAGCGCCTATTAATTATGCAGTCATTAACGGTGAAGAAAAGACAGGTGCCACGACTTTCTTTATCAATGAAAAAATAGACGAAGGAAATATTCTATTACAGGAAGAAATCCCGGTGCTGGAAGACGAAAATGCAGGCCATCTTCACGACAGATTAATGGAAATGGGTTCAAAACTGGTGGTTAAAACATTAAATGGACTGGCTGAAAACTCAATTACAGAAAGACCTCAGCCGCACGTTGAACATCCGAAAAATGCCTATAAGATCTTTAAAGAAGATACAAGAATCGATTGGACTAAAACCTCAAAAGAAGTTCACCAGTTTATTTTGGGAATGTCTCCTTATCCGGCAGCTTTCACCACATTAAAAATTAATGAGGAAGACAAAGGATTAAAAATATTTGGCGGAAAATTTGAAATTCTAAACCACGGAAAAACCGTCGGAAGCTTAGAAATCTCTAAAAGCGAATTTAAGATCTACACTCAGGACGGCATTTATTATCCTATAGAATTACAATTAGAAGGAAAGAAAAGAATGAATATCAAAGATTTTCTGAATGGTTTCAGAAGTTTTGAAGAAATAAAAATGGCTTGA
- the ribB gene encoding 3,4-dihydroxy-2-butanone-4-phosphate synthase: MSDIKLNTIPEAIEDLKNGKIIIVVDDEDRENEGDFLCAAELTTPEIINFMALHGRGLICMPLPEKRCDELGLEVMVSRSSDPKETAFTVSVDLLGNGTSTGISAGDRAKTILALMDEKSKPTDFMRPGHIFPLRAKKGGVLKRAGHTEAAIDLTCLAGLKEGGVICEIMNEDGSMSRLPDLQVLAQKHDMKIVSIEDLIHYQLKKGNLIERLEDRKVKTAYGDFDFFAFRETSNDQIHFALTKGTWTVDEPVLVRVQSSDSYFDVLTRLNNGEKPLLEKVTNMVNEAGKGAIIFINNVSNSENTLRKLQQFINHQDGQQKHPTAAFNYRDYGIGTQILKNLGINKFKVITQNPDIKPQVGGYDVEVTELVQL; encoded by the coding sequence ATGTCTGATATTAAATTAAATACCATTCCGGAGGCTATTGAAGACCTTAAAAATGGTAAAATAATCATAGTAGTAGATGATGAGGACAGAGAAAATGAAGGTGATTTTCTTTGTGCTGCTGAACTTACAACACCTGAGATCATCAATTTCATGGCACTTCACGGCAGAGGGCTAATCTGTATGCCACTTCCTGAAAAAAGATGCGACGAATTGGGGCTTGAAGTGATGGTTAGCAGAAGCAGCGATCCGAAAGAAACAGCTTTTACGGTATCGGTTGACCTTCTTGGAAACGGTACGTCTACAGGGATTTCTGCGGGCGACAGAGCAAAAACTATTTTAGCTTTGATGGATGAAAAATCCAAACCGACAGATTTTATGAGACCCGGACATATTTTCCCGCTTCGTGCTAAAAAAGGAGGTGTTTTGAAAAGAGCAGGGCATACGGAAGCTGCGATTGATCTTACTTGTCTTGCCGGTTTAAAGGAAGGAGGGGTGATCTGTGAGATCATGAATGAAGACGGTTCTATGTCTCGTTTGCCGGATCTTCAAGTTTTGGCTCAAAAGCACGATATGAAAATTGTATCTATTGAAGATTTAATTCATTATCAGCTTAAAAAAGGCAATTTGATCGAAAGACTGGAAGACAGAAAAGTGAAAACTGCTTATGGTGATTTTGATTTCTTCGCTTTTAGAGAAACATCTAATGATCAGATCCATTTTGCTTTAACAAAAGGAACTTGGACAGTTGATGAGCCTGTTTTGGTGAGAGTTCAGTCTTCTGATTCTTATTTTGACGTTTTGACCAGGCTGAACAACGGAGAAAAGCCATTATTGGAGAAAGTGACCAATATGGTGAATGAGGCAGGGAAAGGGGCTATTATTTTCATTAATAATGTTTCAAATTCTGAAAATACGTTGAGAAAGCTACAGCAGTTCATCAATCATCAGGATGGGCAGCAAAAGCATCCGACAGCTGCTTTCAATTACAGAGATTATGGAATCGGAACACAGATCCTTAAGAATCTTGGAATTAATAAGTTTAAAGTAATCACTCAAAATCCGGATATCAAACCTCAGGTAGGAGGATATGATGTTGAGGTGACGGAGTTGGTTCAACTATAA
- a CDS encoding LLM class flavin-dependent oxidoreductase has protein sequence MKNFEISVLDLAPVKQDKTIHDTFQDSLSLANHTENLDYKRFWLAEHHNMESIASSATSVLIGFIANGTKKIRVGSGGIMLPNHSSLVIAEQFGTLESLFPGRIDLGVGRAPGTDGLTAQALGRNAAMINQQFPRQILELQKYFSKENRDALVRAIPGEGLDIPLYILGSSTDSAYLAAELGLPYAFAGHFAPEQMEMAFSIYRQNFEPSKYLAQPYIIACVNGIAAETSEEAHKMSTTLFQAFINIVRNDRKPFAPPVDNMDDIWSPMERSMVLQKLRYTFIGDQSEIEEMLKNFQEKYNVDELMINSHIYDHQKRLASYEIIRKAKDSLFS, from the coding sequence ATGAAAAATTTCGAAATATCGGTGTTGGATCTTGCACCTGTAAAACAGGATAAAACGATTCACGATACATTTCAGGACAGTTTATCTTTAGCAAACCATACTGAAAATTTAGATTATAAAAGATTCTGGTTGGCCGAGCATCATAATATGGAAAGTATTGCCAGCTCTGCAACTTCGGTTCTGATTGGTTTTATCGCCAACGGAACAAAAAAAATAAGAGTAGGATCGGGAGGAATTATGCTTCCTAATCACAGTTCATTAGTCATTGCCGAACAATTCGGAACTCTGGAATCTCTTTTTCCCGGAAGAATTGATCTTGGGGTAGGAAGAGCGCCCGGAACAGATGGTCTAACGGCTCAGGCTTTGGGAAGAAACGCAGCAATGATCAATCAACAGTTTCCGAGACAGATTTTGGAATTACAAAAATATTTCTCCAAAGAAAACCGTGACGCGCTGGTGCGTGCGATTCCGGGAGAAGGCTTGGATATTCCGTTGTATATTTTAGGATCGAGTACAGACAGCGCTTATTTAGCTGCGGAATTGGGTCTTCCTTACGCTTTTGCAGGACATTTTGCTCCGGAACAGATGGAAATGGCTTTCAGTATTTACAGACAGAATTTTGAACCTTCAAAATATCTGGCTCAACCTTATATCATCGCCTGTGTGAACGGAATTGCCGCTGAAACGTCTGAAGAAGCACATAAAATGTCAACGACTTTATTCCAGGCTTTTATTAATATCGTCAGAAACGACAGAAAACCTTTTGCTCCGCCCGTGGATAATATGGACGATATCTGGTCACCAATGGAAAGATCTATGGTTTTACAGAAACTGAGATATACTTTTATAGGAGATCAATCTGAAATTGAAGAAATGCTGAAAAATTTTCAGGAAAAGTACAATGTGGATGAATTAATGATTAATTCTCACATTTACGATCATCAGAAAAGATTGGCATCTTACGAAATTATTAGAAAAGCAAAAGATTCATTATTTAGTTAA
- a CDS encoding terpene synthase family protein has protein sequence MPSSEKNYRKIMAIQNDFASIEKELAVDTETLNIILVIKHQYKVSVEEAVTESMNIHDTYIKEFVELQNNLPDFGSVQKNIERFVHNMALMISGLGAWYHKGSSTRYKTPGEFPKPEYGLSL, from the coding sequence TTGCCTAGTTCAGAAAAAAACTATCGAAAAATTATGGCTATTCAGAATGACTTCGCATCTATAGAAAAAGAATTAGCGGTAGATACAGAGACTTTAAATATTATTTTAGTCATAAAACATCAGTACAAAGTTTCTGTAGAAGAAGCGGTTACAGAATCCATGAATATTCACGATACATATATAAAAGAATTTGTAGAATTACAAAATAACCTACCCGATTTCGGTTCCGTGCAAAAAAATATAGAACGTTTTGTTCATAATATGGCACTTATGATTTCAGGATTAGGCGCTTGGTATCATAAAGGAAGTTCTACCCGATATAAAACTCCTGGCGAATTCCCAAAACCAGAATACGGCTTATCATTATAA
- a CDS encoding helix-turn-helix domain-containing protein, with translation MNNHFFDLLEHTNRSVFLTGKAGTGKTTFLNDFVKHTRKKHIVVAPTGIAAINAGGVTIHSMFGLPLRTFLPTTDRIDTSLANNIADLMPHFKYRKDKLKLLREVEILIIDEVSMLRSDVLDMMDFSLRFIRRNNQRFGGVQMLFIGDLYQLPPVVRDEHILKMYYNSPFFFDSHAIKDIPLITIELTKVYRQTDQEFLEILNAIRDGDVANIDFNHLNERYNPDFEMGTDSYVYLCSHNKMADEINQEKLAEIKVDARSYEAKLFGEFKENQFPNEQFLDLKMGAQVMFIRNDISGEKKYFNGKLGEISALDENEIKVILDGSDREITVKREVWEQKKYFLDTDKNIKEEVLGSFEQFPIKLAWAVTIHKSQGLTFDKVIIDAGKSFTAGQVYVALSRCRTLEGIVLKSKITPEVIFKDNRILKFQGETHANDNVEAILNKEKYDYSIRKVLRTIDCLWFLKELEDWNNRSIVTKSIDHLKAKQLYGQLRHEVVNLGKIFEKLERVISQKVNNFINQNEEWSDIESKTKGAVNFFFTEIKDKVFSPLKEFYAEIKGAKGLKQYNEDFRVWLEDIEEYLNSLKEIHLLETKLLDEKNDKEVSMKIAKVPSQVLTFQLFEQGKTIAEIALERGLVKETVIGHLAKFAEQGLLDISRVITSDKIKAFEEIFYKDPKETLTEWKNILPSNFEFNEIRILINHFNYQKEKNKTE, from the coding sequence ATGAACAATCATTTTTTTGACTTATTAGAGCATACCAACCGAAGTGTATTTTTAACAGGAAAAGCAGGGACAGGAAAAACTACTTTTCTTAATGATTTTGTGAAGCATACCCGCAAAAAGCATATTGTGGTAGCGCCTACGGGCATTGCTGCGATTAATGCGGGAGGAGTTACTATTCACTCGATGTTTGGTTTGCCGCTGAGAACATTTTTACCGACAACCGACAGGATAGATACCAGTTTGGCAAATAATATTGCCGATCTGATGCCCCATTTCAAATATCGAAAAGATAAACTGAAGCTTTTAAGGGAAGTGGAAATTCTTATTATCGATGAGGTTTCCATGCTGCGTTCTGATGTTTTGGATATGATGGATTTTTCCTTACGTTTTATCCGAAGAAATAATCAGCGTTTTGGCGGTGTTCAGATGTTGTTCATCGGAGATTTGTATCAGCTTCCGCCGGTGGTGAGAGATGAGCATATATTAAAAATGTATTACAATTCGCCTTTCTTTTTCGACAGCCATGCGATCAAAGATATTCCGTTAATTACAATTGAATTAACCAAAGTTTATCGCCAGACCGATCAGGAATTCCTTGAAATTTTAAATGCTATTCGTGATGGTGATGTTGCCAATATCGATTTTAATCATTTGAATGAAAGATATAATCCCGATTTCGAAATGGGAACCGATTCTTACGTTTATCTGTGTTCACACAATAAAATGGCGGACGAGATCAACCAGGAGAAATTAGCTGAAATAAAAGTGGACGCCCGAAGTTATGAAGCGAAGCTTTTTGGTGAATTTAAAGAAAATCAGTTTCCGAACGAGCAGTTTTTAGATCTGAAAATGGGCGCTCAGGTAATGTTTATCCGAAACGACATTTCCGGTGAAAAAAAATATTTCAACGGAAAATTAGGTGAAATTTCTGCGTTGGATGAGAATGAAATTAAAGTAATTCTTGATGGAAGTGACCGGGAAATTACCGTAAAACGTGAAGTTTGGGAACAGAAAAAATATTTTCTGGATACCGATAAAAATATTAAAGAAGAAGTTTTGGGAAGCTTCGAGCAGTTTCCGATCAAACTGGCTTGGGCAGTGACCATTCATAAAAGTCAGGGATTGACTTTTGATAAAGTAATTATTGATGCCGGGAAAAGTTTTACAGCTGGTCAGGTTTACGTTGCCTTGTCGCGTTGTCGAACGCTGGAAGGGATTGTCTTAAAATCTAAAATTACCCCTGAAGTTATTTTTAAAGATAACAGAATTCTCAAATTTCAGGGTGAGACGCACGCCAACGATAATGTTGAAGCCATTTTAAATAAAGAAAAATACGACTACAGCATTAGAAAAGTACTTCGTACCATAGATTGTCTATGGTTTCTGAAAGAACTTGAAGATTGGAATAACCGGTCTATTGTTACCAAAAGTATAGATCATCTTAAAGCGAAACAGTTGTATGGACAGCTCAGACATGAGGTCGTGAATCTGGGGAAAATCTTTGAAAAATTAGAAAGAGTAATTTCTCAGAAGGTGAATAATTTCATTAATCAGAATGAAGAATGGTCTGATATTGAAAGCAAAACAAAAGGAGCGGTTAATTTCTTTTTTACCGAAATTAAAGATAAAGTTTTCAGTCCGCTGAAAGAGTTTTATGCGGAAATTAAAGGCGCAAAAGGGTTGAAACAGTATAATGAAGATTTCCGTGTCTGGCTGGAAGATATTGAAGAATATTTAAATAGTTTAAAAGAAATTCATTTGTTGGAAACTAAACTTTTAGATGAAAAGAATGATAAGGAAGTCAGCATGAAAATTGCAAAAGTTCCGTCTCAGGTTCTTACTTTTCAATTATTTGAACAAGGAAAAACCATTGCCGAAATTGCGTTGGAAAGAGGCTTGGTAAAGGAAACGGTAATTGGGCATCTGGCGAAATTTGCAGAGCAAGGTTTGCTGGATATTTCCAGAGTGATTACTTCTGATAAGATCAAAGCTTTTGAAGAAATTTTCTACAAAGACCCGAAAGAAACCTTAACGGAATGGAAAAATATATTGCCAAGTAATTTTGAATTTAATGAAATCAGAATTTTGATTAATCATTTTAATTATCAGAAGGAGAAAAATAAGACTGAGTGA
- a CDS encoding gamma carbonic anhydrase family protein — protein sequence MALIKELLGKSPQIGENTFLAETATIIGDVTMGRDCSVWYNAVIRGDVHYIKMGNKVNVQDNAMLHCTYQKYPLNIGNNVSIGHNAIVHGCTIQDNVLIGMGAIVMDDCLVEENSIVGAGSVVTQGTHIKSGEVWGGVPARKIKDINSQLLEGEVNRIADNYVKYSSWYKENVKDVVE from the coding sequence ATGGCACTTATAAAAGAACTTTTAGGCAAATCACCTCAGATTGGGGAAAATACTTTTTTGGCAGAAACAGCTACGATTATCGGAGATGTTACGATGGGAAGAGACTGTAGCGTTTGGTACAATGCGGTGATAAGAGGGGATGTTCATTATATTAAAATGGGCAATAAAGTGAATGTTCAGGATAATGCGATGCTGCACTGCACGTATCAAAAATATCCTTTAAATATTGGAAATAATGTATCCATAGGGCACAATGCAATTGTTCACGGATGTACAATTCAGGATAATGTTCTGATTGGGATGGGAGCGATTGTTATGGATGATTGTTTGGTGGAAGAAAACTCGATTGTTGGTGCCGGTTCTGTGGTGACGCAGGGAACTCATATTAAATCTGGCGAAGTTTGGGGCGGTGTTCCGGCGAGAAAAATTAAGGATATCAATTCACAGCTGTTAGAAGGTGAGGTGAATAGAATTGCCGATAATTATGTGAAATATTCTTCTTGGTACAAAGAAAACGTAAAAGACGTTGTAGAATAA